GTCAAGGCGTCCGGCGAGCCGGCCCTGAATGCAGCGGACAAGGAAGCACTGGTCAACATCGTTGCGGCGCGTACCGGCAAGAGCAAGGAAGAGGCCACCCAGATCGTTGATAACTATGCCCAGGCCTATCAGCAAGCCATGCAGAAAGTCGAAGAACTCAAGCAGCAAGCTGAACAGAAAGCCCGCGAAGCCGGTGAAGTAGCGGCCAAGCAATTGTCCCGCGCAGCCTGGGGTACCTTGGCCATGCTGCTGTTGGGTGCCGCGTTGAGCTTCTTCGTCGGCCGCATCGCGCTGACAACCCGTCGCGTGCCGTTGGCTTGATACCGCCTGCGGCAGGGACGCCGCGCTTGTGAACGCGTAAAATGCCGGCATTTTACGCGTTTCACGCAAAGGTGCCCTTTGAGCGCAAGCAAAACCGTCGGACTGTTATTACTCACTTCTCTGTTGGCGGCGTGCGGCACCTCGCCGCCACGCGCGCCCAACGATCTCTGCGCCATCTTCCGCGAAAAAGATGACTGGTATGACGCGGCCAAGGTCACGCAAAAACGCTGGGGCGTGCCGATCCAGGTGCCGTTCGCGATCATGTATCAGGAGTCGGGCTTTCGCTACGACGCCAAGACGCCGCGTAAATACCTGCTGTGGATCATTCCCTGGGGGCGCGTGTCCACCGCTTCGGGCTATGCCCAGGCCAAGGATGAAGTGTGGAATGACTACCGCAAAAGCACCGGGCGCAGCGGCGCCGATCGTGAAGATTTCGACGACGCCATCGACTTCATCGGTTGGTACATGGACAAGACCTACACCATCAACGGCGTCTACAAATACGACGCCTACGGCCAATACCTGAACTATCACGAAGGCTGGGGCGGCTATCGTCAGCGCACCTATGCCAGCAAAGCCTGGCTACTGCCAGTGGCGAGCAAGGTGCAGGCGCGTTCGCAGCTGTACGCGCGGCAATATGCCGGGTGCAAGGACGAGTTGGGGCGCGGTTTCTGGAGCCGGTTCTGGCATTGGTTGTAAACGTCGACCGCTGGATGCATGCCAATCAGAGTGGGGGAGGTGGCCTGCTCCCGATAGCAGGTTGGCAGTCAGCTCATTCTTGACTGGACCATCGCCATCGGGGGCAAGCCCCCTCCCACATTGGATCGCGTCGTCATGGCGCTTGCCAAACCTGCCCGGTTCTGGGAAAACCCCAACCTTTACGCCTTCTACGAGAACCCCATGAGCAAAGAACTGCAGATCACCGACATCCGTCTGGGCGACGGCAAAACCGTGGTCAAGGGCGCGCTGATCACTACTCAATACACCGGCACCCTGGAAGACGGCACGGTGTTCGATTCGTCCTGGGAACGGGGTAAGCCGTTTCAGTGCGTGATCGGCACCGGCCGCGTGATCAAAGGCTGGGACCAGGGCTTGATGGGCATGCAGGTCGGTGGCGTGCGCACCTTGTTCGTCCCGGCGCATCTGGCCTACGGCGAGCGCTCGATGGGGGCGCATATCAAGCCCAACAGCAATCTGCGCTTCGAGATTGAATTGCTGGAAGTGCTGACGCGGGATGATTGATGAGGTTGAACATGGACGTTGAGCTACCGATGTTGCCCAACTGCACCCTCGAAGGCATTCGGGTGGTTGAGCTGCTGAGTCGTGACGAGGCTGAGCTACAAGACTTTTTCGAGCAAGCGCCGGATTACTTCAGGGCGGTTAACGGCGAACCCGCGACCCCGACCGAGGCACGGGAAGAATTAAGCGGCCAACTGCCCGCAGGCTGGCGTTGCAGCCGGATGTACTGGCTGGGTTACCGCGATGTGCACAACCAGTTGGTCGCCGTCGTGAATATCGCTGCGGATTTGCTCGCCGTCGGTGTGTGGCAAATCGGGTTGTTGCTGGTGCACTCACGCTGGCACGGCAGCGGGCTGGCGCAGCGGCTGCACGCAGACCTTGAAGCCTGGGCTGTGGAGAAGGGCGCCCAATGGCTGCGGGTGACGGTGGTGGCGGGCAATACCAAGGCCGAGCGTTTTTGGCCCAGGCTAGGGTATGTGACGGTACGCATTCGGGAGGGCGTCGCAATGGGGCGGCAGGTGAACAGGGTATTGATTGGGGTCAAGCCTATCGCAGGCGAGAGTATTGATGCCTACCTGTCCTTGGTGGAACGGGACCGACCAGATACTCCATAGTCAGAAGTATCTGATCGACCCATCCGGGGGCCGGTAACCACGTTCCTGAACCCATCCTGAAGAAATTTCTTATTCACCCTGCGGAAACTTTCCTACGGTTTACTCTGCATAAATCGCGGCGTAAGCTTCGCGCGTTTTCATCAATAGCGGAGACCCTCAGTGGGTACTTGTTCGAGTGACAGTAGTCGGCCGGTCTTAGTAACCGGCACATACTTGGCAAGGTAACGCGCATTTTCCAGATGCCGTTGTCTCGCCAGAAAAAGCGAGAAACGGCATCCCGGCAGTCGCCATTCCTGGCGCCTGCCTGATTCCCTCTCATCGACGCTGACCAGCACCTGAGTTGCCTCGGGATGCGACGGACGCGCCTGCCGTTTGCGGCGGGCGGGCCAGGTTCGGCTGTGCCTGTTTCAAAGGTGCGGCGTGGACGGGCAGTACCTGCACGACGGTTTTTTCCTCGCGCAGGAGTAACACCATGAACCTCACGCTGCTCAAAGAGTTCTTCGCCGGTTTTCTGCGGACCCGGCATATCGCCCGGCATTTTCGGCGTCTGGCGATGCTTGAGACGGTGACCGACGCCAGTGTCAGCCGCGAAGTCCCGCCCAGCCTGGCGCAAACCCTGGTGGCGGCGGCCAACGGCAGCGCTGTGCAGTTACTGGGCGTGCTGGGCAGCCATGCCGAGGGGTTGAGTACACCGGAGGCCGACGCGTTGCGCGAGCAATACGGGCTCAATGAGGTCGAGCATGAGCAACCGCTGCCTTGGTGGGTGCACCTGTGGCACTGCTATAAAAACCCGTTCAACCTGCTGCTGACCCTGTTGGCGGTGATTTCCTGGCTGACCGAGGACATGAAGGCCGCCACGGTGATTTTCTCCATGGTGGTGCTGTCGACCTTGCTGCGCTTCTGGCAGGAGGCCAAGTCGAACAAGGCCGCCGACGCCTTGAAGGCCATGGTCAGCAACACGGCGACGGTGCTGCGCCGGGACGCGGTCAAGCGTCTTGAACTGCCGATCAAGCAACTGGTGCCAGGCGACCTGATCGTGCTGTCGGCCGGTGACATGATTCCCGCCGATTGCCGCGTACTCAGTGCCAAGGATTTGTTCGTCAGCCAGGCGGCAATGACCGGCGAATCGATGCCGGTGGAGAAGTTCGTGCAGCAGCAGGATGCCGATGCGCGCAACCCGCTGGACTTGGAAAATATCCTGTTCATGGGCACCAATGTGGTGTCCGGCGCCGCCACAGCGGTGATTCTGGCCACGGGCAATAACACCTATTTCGGTGCGTTGGCGCAGCGCGTCACCGCGACCGACCGCGCCACCACCTCGTTCCAGCATGGGGTGAACAAGGTCAGCTGGCTGCTGATCCGCTTCATGTTCGTGATGGCGCCGCTGGTGTTGTTCATCAACGGGTTTACCAAGGGTGACTGGACCGAAGCGCTGCTGTTCGCACTGTCGATTGCCGTGGGCCTTACCCCCGAAATGCTGCCGATGATCGTCACCTCGACACTGGCCAAGGGCGCGGTGTTCCTGTCGCGCAAGAAGGTCATCGTCAAGCGCCTGGACGCGATCCAGAACTTCGGCGCCATGGATGTGTTGTGCACGGACAAGACCGGCACGCTGACCCAGGACCGAATTTTCCTCGCGCGCCATGTGGATGTGTGGGGGCAGGAATCCGAGGATGTGCTGGAAATGGCCTACCTCAACAGCTACTACCAGACCGGCTTGAAAAACCTGCTGGACGTGGCGGTGCTCGAGCACGTCGAAATCCATCGTGACTTGAAAGTGGGGACCGCGTTTCAGAAGATCGATGAGATTCCGTTCGACTTCAATCGCCGCCGCATGTCGGTCGTGGTTGCCGAGCAGAACCAGCCACACCTGTTGATCTGCAAGGGCGCGGTGGAAGAGATTCTGTCGGTGTGCAGCACCGTGCGTCACGGCGAGGTCAACGAGGCGTTGACGGACGAGTTGCTGGCGCGCATTCGCCAGGTGACCGCGGCGTTCAACGAAGAAGGCTTGCGCGTAGTGGCCGTGGCCGCGCAACCGATGTCGTCGGGGCGCGACACCTACAGCCTGGCCGATGAAAACAACCTGACCCTGATCGGCTATGTGGCGTTCCTCGACCCACCCAAGGAAAGTACCGCGCCTGTGCTCAAGGCGCTCAAGGCCCATGGCGTGGCGGTCAAAGTGCTGACGGGTGACAACGAGCTGGTCACCGCGAAAATCTGCCGTGAAGTGGGCCTGGAGCAACAAGGGCTGCTGATGGGCAACGCCATCGAAGACATGACCGACGCCGAGCTGGCCTTGGCCGTGGAAACCACCAACGTGTTCGCCAAGCTCACGCCCAGCCACAAGGAGCGCATCGTGCGCCTGCTCAAGGCCAACGGGCATGTGGTCGGGTTCATGGGCGACGGCATCAACGACGCGCCGGCATTGCGTACGGCCGATATCGGTATCTCGGTGGACAGCGCGGTGGACATCGCCAAGGAAGCTGCCGACATCATCCTGTTGGAAAAGAGCCTGATGATCCTGGAGGAGGGCGTGCTGGAAGGCCGGCGCACCTTTGCCAACATGCTCAAGTACATCAAGATGACCGCAAGTTCCAACTTCGGCAACGTGTTCTCGGTGCTGGTGGCGAGTGCGTTTATTCCGTTTCTGCCCATGCTGCCGATGCACCTGCTGGTGCAGAACCTGCTGTATGATATCTCGCAGATCGCCATTCCCTTCGACAACGTCGACGAGGAGATGCTTGCCCAGCCGCAACGCTGGCAGCCGGGGGATGTGGGGCGCTTCATGCTGTTCTTCGGGCCGATCAGCTCGATCTTCGACATCACCACGTTCGCACTCATGTGGTATGTGTTCGATGCCAACACCCCGGACCACCAGACCCTGTTCCAGTCGGGCTGGTTCGTGGTGGGGCTGCTCACCCAGACGTTGATCGTGCACATGATCCGCACCCCGAAAATCCCGTTCCTGCAAAGCCGTGCGGCGTTGCCGTTGATGGTGATGACGGGTGTGATCATGGCCGTCGGCATCTTCCTGCCGATGGGGCCACTGGCGCATTACTTCAAATTGCAGGCACTGCCGTCGCTGTATTTCGTGTTCCTGCCGGTGATTCTGCTGGCGTACATGGCACTGACCCAGGCGGTGAAGGGCTACTACATCCGCAAGTTTGGCTGGCAGTAACACGTTTTATGCCGGGGCCAGGCTTGCCCTGATGACAGTTAGCCAAGCGACATGGCCCCTTGTAGGAGCGAGCTTGCTCGCGAAAAACGCGTAGGCAACGCGTTCATTCTGGATAAACGCAGGGGCCCTGAGTGCTTCGCGAGCAAGCTCGCTCCTACACAAGCATCAGGGCTTGCCGCGACGGGGCTCGCACGGATTCGTGGCATTTTCAGTTGCCGCAGCACTCATGGAGATTTTCTTATGCAGGCAATCAACAACATCAACCTCGACTCGCTGGTCGACACCGTCGTCAGCCTGACCGCGGCGTTCATTCTCGGCGGCCTGATCGGCTTCGAACGCCAGTACCGCCAGCGCACCGCCGGCTTGCGCACCAATGTGCTGGTGGCGGTTGGCGCGGCGATCTTTGTCGACATGGCCAATCGTCTGGGTGGTGCTGACGGCGCGGTGCGCGTGGTCGCGTATGTGGTGTCGGGCATCGGCTTTCTGGGCGCGGGGGTGATCATGCGCGAAGAGGGCAATGTGCGCGGGCTCAACACGGCCGCCACCCTCTGGGCATCGGCCGCGGTCGGCGCCTGCGCGGGCGCCGACCTGATCCTTGAGGCGCTGCTGGGTACGCTGTTCGTATTGGCGGCCAATACCCTGCTGCGGCCGATCGTCAATAACATCAACCGTCAGCCGTTGGACGTGGTATCGGCCGAGGTCACCAACATCCTCTATGTCATCGCACGGCGCAGCCAGCAGCAGGCGGTCATGGTGTTGCTGGAAGCTGAGCTGGCACGATGCAACTACCCGGCCAGTGACGTCGATGTACGGCCGTTCGGCAGCGACGAAGTCGAAATCGAGGCGACCCTGGCCGCGACGTCGGTCGACGGTGACGAGCTGGATGCGTTGGTGACGCGCATATCTACCTCCAGTCTGGTGGTGCAGGCGTTCTGGAGCCCAAGTACCACCGACTGACCCGCCCGCATGATCCCCGTCGAGCCAACCTGGTCAGGTTTCGTCGGGAAAAAATCCTACAAGTAGTCAGGATTATCCCTTCAATCAAAACGTCATTGCATTGCTAAGGTTGCGCACTTACCGCTGGCCGCCTGTTCTATCTGGCTGTCATTGCGCGTGATATTTCAATGCAAGGGGCCGGGCTGCTGCCGGTTATTGTCCTGAGAGCGTGCAGCACCGTTTGTCGGAACTGTCATTTCTCACAGGTACCGAGGCCCCTTTTGATATGTAAGGGTACGTTGACCGCCTAGGGGTGTGTATGAGCAAAGCATTAATCGTGGATGACCATCCGTTTATACGTGCGACGGTCAAGCATCTGCTGAAGTTGGAAGGCTTCGATGAAATTTATCAGGCAGGTGATGGGGCCGATGCGATGCAATTGGCGCGCGAGCAACGTCCCGAGTTGATCATCCTTGACCTGGCGATGCCCAAGCTGGGTGGGTTGGAAGTGATCAGTCGCATCAAGACCCTGGGCCTGCCGTGCAGGATCCTGGTACTGACCTCTTACCTGGCCGTGTTTTTTTCCACCCGTTGCATGCGGGCCGGAGCCATGGGGTTTGTGGCAAAGACCGGCGAGCTGGACGAACTGCAAAAGGCCATCAGAGCGATCCAGTCAGGCTACAGCTGTTTCCCGAGCCTGCCGACCAGCTCGGTACGCCGTGACGATCTGCAGGAGACAGAGCGGCAGATGATCGAATGCCTGTCGGACCGTGAACTGACTGTATTGCAGAAGCTGGCTCTGGGGCTGGGCAACAAGGAAATTGCTGAAGACATGCTGTTGAGCCACAAGACCATCAGCACCTACAAGACACGCCTCAAGGAGAAGTTACGTATGTGCTCGGTGGTGCACCTGTCCAAGTTTGCCCAGCGCAATCATCTGATCTGATTTGAAATGACCGCCGTCGCGTTCAAGCGGTTCGCCACGATCCTCGGGTTGAGCCTGTTGCCCATGGCCGCGATGGCCCTTGATGAGCCCACTGTGCTGCGACTGTTGGGCCACTCTCGTATTGAGCCTCCCATCGTCACGCTGCAGGAGGCCGACTGGCGCTGGCTGCGCGAACGGCGCACGTTGCTGATGGGGGTGTCCGGGCCGGATTACGCCCCCTTTGACCTGACCAATAACCGTGATGAGCTCGAAGGCATTACCGCTGATTTCGCAGCACTGGTCGGCCAGGCGCTGAATATCTCCATTGAAGTTCGCCGTTACGAAACCCGCGATGAAGTGATCGAAGCCCTCAAGCGCGGCGATGTGGATTTCCTTGGCTCGGCCAATGGCTATGAAGCCGCCGATCCGCAACTGGTGTTGTCACGCTCCTACGCCAATGACCAACCCACCCTGGTAACCCGTATTGACGATAGCCAGGCGCTGAGTGACGACTTGGCGGGCAAACGCGTGGCGATGCTCTATCACTATCTGCCGCCTGAAGCAGTACGGGCTTTTTACCCCCGCGCCCAGCTGGAGTTGTTTTCTTCGGCTTTCGAGGCTATTGGCGCTGTAGCGTTTGGCCGGGCCGATGTGTACCTGGGCGATGCCATCAGCGCCAATTACCTGATCAACCGAAACCAGCTCAATATCGTGCGCATGGCGGATTTTTCTACCCTTGAAGTCAACCCGTTTGCCTTTGCGTTCACGCGGCAGAATACCCGGCTGCCGCCGATCATCAATGCAGCGCTGGAGGCGATTCCCTCAAGTGAGCAGATGGAAATATTGCGCCGCTGGAGCAGCGGCAACCTGGGCATTGTCGGCACCGGTCGGTTGCGCCTGAGTGCCAGTGAACAACGCTGGCTCCTCAAGCATCCACGGGCCAAGGTCGCTGTACTGGATAACCTGCTGCCGCTGTCAGTCGTTGATGACCAGGGGCGATTCGAGGGGCTGAGTGCCGAGGTGCTTTCTCGTATCAGCCTGCGCACCGGATTGAAGTTCGACGTGGTGCGAGGCAGCTCGATACCGCGTCAGATCGAACAGGTCAGCGTCGGGGCGGCCGATATGCTGGCGGTGGTGACACCCAGCACCGAACGTGCCGAAAAAGTGCGGTTTACCCGGCCCTACCTGACCAACGCCCTGGTGCTGATAACCCGAGGGGACGAGCACAGTCCGGTCACGCTTGAGGATATGGTGGGAAAACGCCTGGCGATGATCGGCGGTAACGGGCTGCGCGACAAGATTGCACGGGATTTTCCCGGCATCGTGTTCATCGATGTAGAGAGCGCAGAACAGGCGATGGCGATGGTGGCCAGAGGCGAGGCGGAGGGGGCCGTCAATTCGCTGATCAGCGCGCGCTATATGATCGCCCGGTATTACCGCGACCGGTTGCGCATCACCAGCACCGTCGGCTCCGATCCAGCGCGCATCACGTTCGGGGTCAACCGCAGTCAGTTGGAGCTTTATTCGATCCTCGACAAGGCGCTGCTGAGCATCACACCCCAGGAAATGGATGAAATGATTGCCCAATGGCGCAGCGAGGTCATTATCCAAGACAGTTACTGGCTGCGGCATCGCAATCTGATCATTCAGGGGTTCGGACTGGCCGCGCTGTTGCTGATCGTCACGCTGGGCTGGGCGATCTATCTGCGCAGCCTGATTCGCAAGCGCGTTCAGGCCGAACGGGCCTTGAGCGACCAGATGCGCTTTATGAGCGTCCTTATCGACGGCACACCGCACCCGATTTACGTGCGTGACCGGCAGGGACGCTTGATGGCGTGCAACAACGCTTACCTGGACGTGTTTGGCTACAAGCTCGAAGACGTGATTGGCAAAACCGTGGTGGAAGCCGACGCCGACAACCTGCCACAGGCCCAGTCGTTTCATCAGGATTACCTGCGCTTGATGGCAGACGGCGAGCCGCAGATTCACGACCGTATCCTCAAATTGCCCACGGGCGAGGCCCTGACCATCTACCAGTGGATGCTTCCGTACCGCGACGGTGACGAGAAAGTGGTGGGCATGATTGCCGGCTGGGTGGACGTAAGCGAGCGCCAACAGTTGTTGGGTCAGTTGCAGGAAGCCAAGGACGAAGCCGACGCCGCCAACCGGGCCAAGACTACTTTTCTGGCGACCATGAGCCACGAGATCCGCACGCCGATGAACGCGGTGATCGGCATGATCGAGCTGGCCCTGAGGAATGCCGAGCAGGGCGTTGCCGATCGGGATGCCCTTGAGGTGGCGTCGGAGGCCTCGCGCGGCATGCTGGAGCTGATCGGCGATATTCTCGATATCGCGCGGATCGAATCCGGGCATCTATCGTTGGCCCTGGAGCCAGCCAATCTGTACGAGTTACTGACGTCGGTGGCGCGTGTATTCGAAGGTCTGGCGCGGGACAAGGGGTTGGTGC
This region of Pseudomonas sp. MUP55 genomic DNA includes:
- a CDS encoding GNAT family N-acetyltransferase, with amino-acid sequence MDVELPMLPNCTLEGIRVVELLSRDEAELQDFFEQAPDYFRAVNGEPATPTEAREELSGQLPAGWRCSRMYWLGYRDVHNQLVAVVNIAADLLAVGVWQIGLLLVHSRWHGSGLAQRLHADLEAWAVEKGAQWLRVTVVAGNTKAERFWPRLGYVTVRIREGVAMGRQVNRVLIGVKPIAGESIDAYLSLVERDRPDTP
- the mgtA gene encoding magnesium-translocating P-type ATPase; protein product: MNLTLLKEFFAGFLRTRHIARHFRRLAMLETVTDASVSREVPPSLAQTLVAAANGSAVQLLGVLGSHAEGLSTPEADALREQYGLNEVEHEQPLPWWVHLWHCYKNPFNLLLTLLAVISWLTEDMKAATVIFSMVVLSTLLRFWQEAKSNKAADALKAMVSNTATVLRRDAVKRLELPIKQLVPGDLIVLSAGDMIPADCRVLSAKDLFVSQAAMTGESMPVEKFVQQQDADARNPLDLENILFMGTNVVSGAATAVILATGNNTYFGALAQRVTATDRATTSFQHGVNKVSWLLIRFMFVMAPLVLFINGFTKGDWTEALLFALSIAVGLTPEMLPMIVTSTLAKGAVFLSRKKVIVKRLDAIQNFGAMDVLCTDKTGTLTQDRIFLARHVDVWGQESEDVLEMAYLNSYYQTGLKNLLDVAVLEHVEIHRDLKVGTAFQKIDEIPFDFNRRRMSVVVAEQNQPHLLICKGAVEEILSVCSTVRHGEVNEALTDELLARIRQVTAAFNEEGLRVVAVAAQPMSSGRDTYSLADENNLTLIGYVAFLDPPKESTAPVLKALKAHGVAVKVLTGDNELVTAKICREVGLEQQGLLMGNAIEDMTDAELALAVETTNVFAKLTPSHKERIVRLLKANGHVVGFMGDGINDAPALRTADIGISVDSAVDIAKEAADIILLEKSLMILEEGVLEGRRTFANMLKYIKMTASSNFGNVFSVLVASAFIPFLPMLPMHLLVQNLLYDISQIAIPFDNVDEEMLAQPQRWQPGDVGRFMLFFGPISSIFDITTFALMWYVFDANTPDHQTLFQSGWFVVGLLTQTLIVHMIRTPKIPFLQSRAALPLMVMTGVIMAVGIFLPMGPLAHYFKLQALPSLYFVFLPVILLAYMALTQAVKGYYIRKFGWQ
- a CDS encoding MgtC/SapB family protein, whose amino-acid sequence is MQAINNINLDSLVDTVVSLTAAFILGGLIGFERQYRQRTAGLRTNVLVAVGAAIFVDMANRLGGADGAVRVVAYVVSGIGFLGAGVIMREEGNVRGLNTAATLWASAAVGACAGADLILEALLGTLFVLAANTLLRPIVNNINRQPLDVVSAEVTNILYVIARRSQQQAVMVLLEAELARCNYPASDVDVRPFGSDEVEIEATLAATSVDGDELDALVTRISTSSLVVQAFWSPSTTD
- a CDS encoding FKBP-type peptidyl-prolyl cis-trans isomerase, which codes for MSKELQITDIRLGDGKTVVKGALITTQYTGTLEDGTVFDSSWERGKPFQCVIGTGRVIKGWDQGLMGMQVGGVRTLFVPAHLAYGERSMGAHIKPNSNLRFEIELLEVLTRDD
- a CDS encoding transporter substrate-binding domain-containing protein, whose product is MTAVAFKRFATILGLSLLPMAAMALDEPTVLRLLGHSRIEPPIVTLQEADWRWLRERRTLLMGVSGPDYAPFDLTNNRDELEGITADFAALVGQALNISIEVRRYETRDEVIEALKRGDVDFLGSANGYEAADPQLVLSRSYANDQPTLVTRIDDSQALSDDLAGKRVAMLYHYLPPEAVRAFYPRAQLELFSSAFEAIGAVAFGRADVYLGDAISANYLINRNQLNIVRMADFSTLEVNPFAFAFTRQNTRLPPIINAALEAIPSSEQMEILRRWSSGNLGIVGTGRLRLSASEQRWLLKHPRAKVAVLDNLLPLSVVDDQGRFEGLSAEVLSRISLRTGLKFDVVRGSSIPRQIEQVSVGAADMLAVVTPSTERAEKVRFTRPYLTNALVLITRGDEHSPVTLEDMVGKRLAMIGGNGLRDKIARDFPGIVFIDVESAEQAMAMVARGEAEGAVNSLISARYMIARYYRDRLRITSTVGSDPARITFGVNRSQLELYSILDKALLSITPQEMDEMIAQWRSEVIIQDSYWLRHRNLIIQGFGLAALLLIVTLGWAIYLRSLIRKRVQAERALSDQMRFMSVLIDGTPHPIYVRDRQGRLMACNNAYLDVFGYKLEDVIGKTVVEADADNLPQAQSFHQDYLRLMADGEPQIHDRILKLPTGEALTIYQWMLPYRDGDEKVVGMIAGWVDVSERQQLLGQLQEAKDEADAANRAKTTFLATMSHEIRTPMNAVIGMIELALRNAEQGVADRDALEVASEASRGMLELIGDILDIARIESGHLSLALEPANLYELLTSVARVFEGLARDKGLVLRVELDALVDRMVLVDPLRFKQVVSNLLSNAIKFTQRGQVELGAHAACEGDHVGLRLWVQDTGIGISAQDQLRLFSPFIQGNNGEQSARSGSGLGLVISRNLCEMMGGRLHLSSVLGQGTRVDVTLALAMTAVLPQDGASANALISAVHALSILVVDDYPANRLLLARQLSFLGHRITTAEDGVQGLELWRAGQFDGVITDCNMPLKNGYQLAQDIRALERERGLAPCLLLGFTANAQPEEAERCRQAGMDGCLFKPTGLDDLRVALASRSTGTLSVEAVGFDLSTLLVLVGEDHHELTELLVPLLDSLEQDRALLPALQHKADFARLHDLAHRAKGGARMVKAQVLIARCEALEAVCERQDRNALDRAIDGVGAAIIALHEGLSAQCNQTRSR
- a CDS encoding response regulator transcription factor; this translates as MSKALIVDDHPFIRATVKHLLKLEGFDEIYQAGDGADAMQLAREQRPELIILDLAMPKLGGLEVISRIKTLGLPCRILVLTSYLAVFFSTRCMRAGAMGFVAKTGELDELQKAIRAIQSGYSCFPSLPTSSVRRDDLQETERQMIECLSDRELTVLQKLALGLGNKEIAEDMLLSHKTISTYKTRLKEKLRMCSVVHLSKFAQRNHLI